A single genomic interval of Methylophilales bacterium MBRSF5 harbors:
- a CDS encoding chromosome partitioning protein codes for MMKIIAVSNQKGGVGKTTTTLNLATGLGMEGKKVLLVDLDPQGNATTGSGVEKNEVEATIYEVIMGETDINTVIHESKHHDVIPANQHLAAAELELVGKEQRVNALKNNLQQLQKNYDFILLDCPPSLGLLTLNALTAAKSVIIPMQCEYFALEGLTDLVNTIRRIKQKMNPDIEIEGLLRTIYDSRNTLSKEVSDQLSSYFPNKVYKTIIPRNIRVAEAPSFGKSAIEHDKSSKGAKAYIDLAKEIIHIEERRNG; via the coding sequence ATGATGAAAATTATTGCAGTATCAAATCAAAAAGGCGGAGTCGGTAAAACCACCACCACTCTGAATCTGGCCACGGGACTTGGTATGGAGGGCAAGAAGGTGTTGCTTGTGGATCTTGACCCGCAGGGCAATGCCACCACCGGATCGGGGGTTGAGAAGAATGAAGTCGAGGCGACGATCTATGAAGTCATCATGGGAGAGACAGACATCAATACAGTGATCCATGAAAGCAAACATCATGACGTCATCCCAGCAAATCAACATCTAGCCGCAGCAGAGTTGGAGCTGGTGGGTAAGGAGCAGCGAGTTAATGCCCTCAAAAACAACTTACAACAATTACAAAAAAATTATGACTTTATTCTGTTGGACTGCCCACCCTCATTGGGTCTTTTAACCTTGAATGCATTAACCGCAGCCAAATCCGTGATCATCCCAATGCAATGTGAATACTTTGCACTCGAGGGACTCACTGATCTTGTAAATACCATTAGGCGTATCAAACAAAAAATGAATCCGGATATTGAAATAGAAGGGTTGTTAAGAACAATATACGATTCAAGAAATACCTTAAGTAAAGAAGTCTCTGACCAGCTATCTTCCTACTTCCCTAACAAGGTCTATAAGACCATCATTCCAAGAAATATCCGTGTGGCAGAAGCACCTAGTTTTGGAAAGTCTGCAATTGAACATGATAAATCATCAAAAGGAGCTAAGGCATACATCGACCTAGCAAAAGAAATAATTCATATTGAGGAGCGAAGAAATGGCTAA
- a CDS encoding chromosome partitioning protein ParB — MAKEKGLGRGLSALFGSEVEEKSSLEPVVGESIQQVDIDQLMPGRYQPRSIMNEDALNELAESIVEQGLMQPIIARQLDDGYEIIAGERRWRAAQIAKVKEVPVIIREISDRSALAMALIENIQREDLSALEEANGIRRMIDEFEMTHEQAADALGKSRVAVSNLLRLLNLTPHVRKALAEKKIEMGHARALLPLNPDRQIMLCEKIARESLSVREVEVLVNGESRSAFAKPSNRKKEQTKDTDVQAIENELSDQLGFSVKINNKKNNSGEIRISYRNLDQLDVLIEKLKK, encoded by the coding sequence ATGGCTAAAGAAAAAGGTTTGGGTCGGGGGTTAAGTGCTCTGTTCGGATCTGAGGTGGAGGAAAAGTCATCACTAGAACCTGTGGTGGGTGAAAGTATTCAACAGGTAGACATTGACCAATTAATGCCGGGACGCTACCAACCGCGTTCTATTATGAATGAGGATGCCCTGAATGAGTTAGCTGAATCGATTGTCGAGCAGGGTCTGATGCAACCGATCATTGCCCGACAGTTGGATGATGGCTATGAAATCATTGCCGGCGAGAGAAGATGGCGTGCGGCACAAATAGCTAAAGTTAAAGAAGTGCCGGTCATTATCAGGGAGATATCGGATCGAAGTGCTTTGGCTATGGCACTGATTGAAAACATTCAGCGTGAGGATTTGTCTGCCCTTGAAGAGGCGAACGGGATTCGTCGCATGATTGATGAATTTGAAATGACCCACGAGCAGGCGGCCGATGCCTTAGGAAAATCAAGGGTAGCGGTATCAAATCTGTTGAGATTATTAAACCTGACCCCGCACGTGAGAAAAGCCTTGGCTGAGAAAAAGATTGAGATGGGGCATGCCAGGGCCTTGCTCCCTTTAAATCCTGATCGACAGATCATGTTGTGTGAAAAGATTGCCAGGGAATCTTTATCGGTAAGAGAAGTAGAGGTCTTGGTCAATGGTGAGAGTCGATCGGCATTTGCAAAACCGAGTAACAGAAAAAAAGAGCAGACCAAAGATACCGATGTTCAGGCCATAGAAAATGAATTATCAGACCAACTCGGTTTTTCGGTGAAGATCAATAACAAAAAAAATAATTCGGGAGAGATTCGCATAAGCTATCGCAACCTAGACCAACTCGATGTTTTGATTGAAAAATTAAAAAAATAA
- the gidA gene encoding tRNA uridine 5-carboxymethylaminomethyl modification protein (GidA; glucose-inhibited cell division protein A; involved in the 5-carboxymethylaminomethyl modification (mnm(5)s(2)U) of the wobble uridine base in some tRNAs) yields MNNFDSNYDVIVIGGGHAGTEASLAAARMGQKTLLITHNIDTLGQMSCNPSIGGIGKGHLVKEIDALGGVMAKAADQAGIHFRMLNASKGPAVRATRAQADRVLYRRAIKYHLENQDNLSIFQQPVDDLIIKEDQVQGVVTESGIHFHAKSVILTAGTFLDGVVHVGLKNYQAGRAGDPSSKTLAHRLNQLNLPVGRLKTGTPPRIDGRSIDYSVMEEQPGDAPTPYFSLQSPLLEHPEQISCWITHTNSATHNIIRSGLDRSPMYTGVIEGVGPRYCPSIEDKIHRFADKESHQIFLEPEGLTTHEIYPNGISTSLPFDVQYELVRSIKGLEQAYITRPGYAIEYNYFDPRNLQSSLQTKTIEGLFFAGQINGTTGYEEAAAQGLVAGINAALKAQNRPFWCPKREESYIGVMIDDLITRGVTEPYRMFTSRAEYRLLLREDNADQRLSSAGYDLGVVNQTQYDRFMKKDQGIQSCLNIMKKTVTKPEAIPTDDQQRIFGKQLEREYSIYDLIKRPNVNWKKLQDFMKLDQDYDDQIIEQAEISAKYSGYISRQSDEILKIQSQYAMKIPKNINFKDISGLSNEAIQKFKDVMPENIQQASKISGITPANIALLVVYLKKLAVKQDKTKQKAS; encoded by the coding sequence ATGAATAATTTTGATTCAAATTATGATGTCATTGTCATTGGTGGCGGCCATGCCGGAACAGAAGCCAGTCTTGCTGCTGCTCGCATGGGCCAAAAAACCCTTCTGATTACACATAATATTGATACCTTGGGTCAAATGTCATGCAACCCATCCATTGGTGGCATCGGTAAGGGGCACTTGGTTAAAGAAATTGATGCGCTGGGCGGTGTGATGGCGAAGGCAGCTGACCAAGCAGGCATTCACTTTAGGATGTTAAATGCGAGTAAAGGCCCAGCCGTGAGAGCAACGAGGGCTCAGGCTGACCGGGTCCTATATCGCAGGGCAATCAAATACCACTTGGAGAATCAAGACAATTTAAGTATTTTTCAACAACCGGTAGATGATCTGATCATAAAAGAGGATCAAGTCCAAGGTGTTGTGACAGAGTCAGGCATTCATTTTCATGCGAAATCAGTGATCTTAACCGCTGGAACGTTTCTAGATGGTGTTGTGCATGTTGGGTTAAAGAATTATCAGGCGGGTCGAGCGGGTGATCCGTCATCAAAAACGCTGGCTCACCGATTAAATCAATTAAATCTTCCGGTGGGACGATTAAAAACGGGAACGCCACCACGCATTGATGGTCGGTCGATTGATTATAGCGTCATGGAAGAACAGCCAGGAGATGCTCCAACACCCTATTTTTCCTTACAATCACCTTTATTAGAGCACCCAGAACAGATTTCTTGTTGGATTACCCACACCAATTCAGCAACTCATAACATTATCCGATCCGGTTTAGACCGATCACCCATGTATACCGGAGTAATTGAGGGCGTGGGTCCACGATATTGCCCGTCGATTGAAGATAAAATTCATCGTTTTGCCGATAAGGAGTCCCACCAAATCTTTCTAGAGCCTGAGGGGCTAACGACGCACGAAATTTATCCCAATGGCATATCCACGAGTCTTCCTTTTGATGTTCAGTATGAGCTGGTCCGCTCCATCAAAGGGCTTGAACAGGCGTACATCACCAGGCCGGGTTATGCAATTGAATACAACTATTTTGACCCGAGGAACTTGCAATCAAGCTTGCAGACGAAAACCATTGAGGGTCTTTTCTTTGCTGGACAAATTAACGGCACCACAGGCTATGAAGAGGCGGCGGCCCAGGGCCTGGTGGCGGGAATCAATGCGGCACTAAAAGCCCAAAATAGACCTTTTTGGTGTCCAAAAAGAGAAGAATCCTACATCGGGGTAATGATTGACGATCTTATTACGAGAGGGGTGACAGAGCCCTACCGAATGTTTACCAGCCGAGCAGAATACCGACTTCTTTTGAGGGAAGATAACGCCGATCAGAGACTGTCATCAGCTGGTTATGATCTAGGTGTCGTGAATCAAACACAATATGATCGATTTATGAAGAAAGATCAGGGGATCCAGTCCTGTTTGAATATCATGAAAAAAACGGTGACTAAACCAGAAGCGATTCCAACGGATGATCAACAACGTATTTTTGGGAAACAATTAGAGCGTGAGTACAGTATTTATGACCTGATCAAGCGCCCCAATGTCAATTGGAAGAAATTACAAGATTTTATGAAGCTGGACCAGGACTACGATGACCAAATTATCGAACAAGCCGAAATTAGTGCTAAATATTCGGGGTATATTAGCCGCCAGTCCGACGAAATCTTAAAAATTCAGTCTCAATACGCCATGAAAATACCCAAAAATATCAATTTTAAAGATATTAGTGGCTTAAGTAATGAGGCGATACAAAAATTTAAAGATGTGATGCCAGAAAATATTCAACAGGCGAGTAAAATTTCGGGAATTACCCCGGCTAATATTGCTTTATTGGTGGTGTATCTAAAAAAATTGGCTGTAAAGCAAGACAAGACCAAGCAAAAGGCGTCTTAG